Proteins encoded by one window of Aptenodytes patagonicus chromosome 11, bAptPat1.pri.cur, whole genome shotgun sequence:
- the CNEP1R1 gene encoding nuclear envelope phosphatase-regulatory subunit 1: MNSLDQAEDLKAFERRLTEYIACLQPATGRWRMILIVVSVCTATGAWNWLIDPETQKVSFFTSLWNHPFFTISCITLIGLFFAGIHKRVVAPSIIAARCRTVLAEYNMSCDDTGKLILKPRPHVQ; encoded by the exons ATGAACTCCCTGGACCAGGCTGAGG ATCtcaaagcttttgaaagaagACTTACTGAATATATTGCATGTTTGCAACCAGCTACAGGACGTTGGAGAA TGATTCTGATAGTGGTATCAGTCTGCACAGCAACTGGTGCTTGGAACTGGTTAATAGACCCGGAGACACAAAAG GTGTCATTTTTCACATCACTTTGGAATCACCCGTTTTTCACAATTAGCTGTATTACCCTAATAGGCTTGTTCTTTGCTGGAATACATAAAAGAGTGGTGGCACCATCAAT TATAGCAGCCCGATGTCGAACTGTTTTGGCAGAATATAATATGTCCTGTGATGAT actggaaaattaattttgaaacctAGGCCTCATGTTCAATAA